A genome region from Pseudomonas helmanticensis includes the following:
- a CDS encoding gamma-aminobutyraldehyde dehydrogenase: MAGAQTPMCTALLIDGELVAGQGFVEPILNPATGEILTHIAEASTEQVEAAILAAHRAFAEWSRTTPQQRSNLLLDIANAVEKHADHLARLESLNCGKPLHLARQDDLTATVDVFRFFAGAVRCQTGQLSGEYLPGYTSMVRRDPIGVVASIAPWNYPIMMAAWKIAPALAAGNTLVFKPSEHTPLSILALAPALAEILPRGVINIICGGGEGVGSHLVGHAKVRMVSLTGDIVTGQKILQAAAKTLKRTHLELGGKAPVIVCNDADIQAVVDGVRTYGYYNAGQDCTAACRIYAQAGIHDKLVAELGAAVSSLRFAGKRDADNEIGPLISTRQRDRVASFVERALGQPHIERVTGAAVHSGAGFYYQPTLLAGCKQSDEIVQREVFGPVVTVTRFDELAQAVDWANDSEYGLASSVWTQNLDKAMQVAARLQYGCTWINSHFMLVSEMPHGGLKRSGYGKDLSSDSLQDYSVVRHIMARHGQHL; this comes from the coding sequence ATGGCTGGCGCGCAGACCCCGATGTGTACCGCGTTGTTGATCGACGGCGAATTGGTCGCAGGCCAGGGTTTCGTCGAGCCGATTCTCAACCCGGCCACCGGTGAAATCCTCACCCACATCGCCGAGGCCAGCACCGAGCAAGTCGAAGCCGCCATCCTCGCCGCCCACCGAGCCTTCGCCGAGTGGTCACGCACCACGCCGCAGCAACGTTCAAACCTGTTGCTGGACATCGCCAACGCCGTCGAAAAACACGCCGACCACCTCGCCCGCCTCGAATCGCTGAACTGCGGCAAACCGTTGCACCTGGCGCGTCAGGACGATTTGACGGCGACCGTCGATGTGTTCCGTTTCTTCGCCGGCGCCGTGCGTTGTCAGACCGGTCAGCTCAGCGGCGAATACCTGCCGGGCTACACCAGCATGGTCCGGCGCGATCCGATTGGCGTGGTCGCCTCGATTGCGCCGTGGAATTACCCGATCATGATGGCCGCGTGGAAGATCGCCCCGGCCCTCGCCGCCGGCAACACGCTGGTGTTCAAACCGTCCGAACACACACCGCTGTCGATCCTCGCACTGGCGCCAGCGCTGGCCGAAATCCTCCCGCGCGGGGTAATCAACATCATCTGCGGTGGCGGCGAAGGCGTCGGCAGCCATTTGGTCGGCCACGCCAAGGTGCGCATGGTCTCGCTGACCGGCGATATCGTCACCGGCCAGAAAATCCTTCAGGCCGCCGCGAAAACCTTGAAACGCACGCACCTCGAACTCGGCGGTAAAGCCCCGGTGATCGTCTGCAACGACGCCGACATTCAAGCCGTGGTCGATGGCGTGCGCACCTACGGTTACTACAACGCCGGGCAGGACTGCACCGCCGCGTGCCGGATCTACGCGCAGGCCGGGATTCACGACAAATTGGTTGCCGAACTCGGCGCCGCCGTCAGCAGCCTGCGCTTCGCCGGCAAACGTGACGCCGACAACGAGATCGGCCCGCTGATCAGTACCCGCCAGCGTGACCGCGTCGCCAGTTTCGTCGAGCGCGCCTTGGGTCAGCCGCACATTGAGCGGGTGACGGGTGCGGCGGTGCACTCCGGCGCCGGTTTCTACTATCAACCGACGCTGCTCGCCGGTTGCAAACAGAGCGACGAAATCGTCCAGCGCGAAGTGTTCGGCCCGGTGGTCACCGTGACCCGTTTCGATGAGCTCGCGCAGGCCGTCGACTGGGCCAACGACTCCGAATACGGCCTCGCCTCGTCGGTGTGGACGCAGAATCTGGACAAGGCGATGCAGGTTGCCGCGCGCTTGCAGTACGGCTGCACGTGGATCAACAGCCATTTCATGCTGGTCAGCGAAATGCCCCACGGCGGCCTGAAACGTTCGGGTTACGGCAAAGACTTATCCAGTGATTCGCTTCAGGACTACAGCGTGGTGCGGCACATCATGGCCCGCCACGGCCAGCATCTCTGA
- a CDS encoding LysR family transcriptional regulator, with protein MMTLRQIRHFIAVAETGSISAAAQTAFISQSTLTLAIQQLEEEIGVSLFSRHAKGMTLTHQGHQFLRQAHLILATVDNAKRSLQQSTDQVAGQLIVGVTSLVAGYYLADLLTRFQRAYPNVEIRVMEDERPYIEHLLVSGEIDVGVLILSNLEDRHALQTEVLTHSPHRLWLPAQHPLLEHDSINLADVAREPLIQLNVDEMDRNAQRLWRGAGLQPKITLRTASTEAVRSLVAAGLGVSIQPDMTYRPWSLEGDIIEARPIADLNQTLDVGLAWRRGTARPALVDPFLTVAREQPHGGRKPSI; from the coding sequence ATGATGACCCTGCGTCAGATCCGACACTTCATCGCTGTGGCCGAGACCGGCTCGATCTCCGCCGCCGCGCAAACCGCGTTCATTTCCCAATCGACTCTGACGTTGGCGATCCAGCAACTGGAAGAGGAAATCGGTGTCAGCCTGTTCAGCCGCCATGCCAAGGGCATGACCCTTACGCACCAAGGGCATCAATTCCTACGCCAGGCGCACCTGATTCTCGCCACCGTGGATAACGCCAAGCGCAGCCTGCAACAGAGCACCGATCAGGTCGCCGGGCAGTTGATCGTCGGTGTGACCAGTCTCGTCGCCGGTTATTACCTGGCGGATCTGCTCACCCGTTTTCAACGTGCTTATCCCAACGTCGAGATTCGCGTGATGGAAGACGAGCGGCCATACATCGAGCATCTGCTGGTCAGCGGCGAGATCGATGTCGGCGTGTTGATCCTTTCCAATCTCGAAGATCGCCATGCCTTGCAGACCGAGGTACTGACTCATTCCCCCCATCGTCTGTGGCTGCCGGCGCAGCATCCATTGCTGGAACACGACAGCATCAACCTCGCCGATGTCGCCCGCGAGCCTTTGATTCAGCTAAACGTCGATGAGATGGATCGCAACGCCCAGCGATTGTGGCGCGGCGCCGGGTTGCAGCCGAAAATCACCTTGAGAACCGCCTCGACGGAAGCCGTGCGAAGCCTCGTCGCCGCCGGTTTGGGCGTATCGATTCAGCCGGACATGACATATCGCCCATGGTCACTGGAGGGCGACATCATCGAAGCACGACCAATTGCCGACTTGAATCAAACCCTCGACGTCGGCCTGGCCTGGCGCCGTGGCACCGCGCGCCCCGCTCTCGTTGATCCATTCCTGACCGTGGCTCGCGAGCAACCCCACGGCGGGCGCAAGCCATCTATTTAA
- a CDS encoding tellurite resistance TerB family protein, which yields MNTRGLLDQLLKSGQDLLQNKAGGSQNKSAGGALGGLLGGASGSGGLGSLLSGAGGGALAAGAMGLLLGNKKVRKVGGKVAIYGGLAALGVLAYKAYGNYNAQKGTAPQREPQTLDRLPPEQAEQHSQAILKALVAAAKADGHIDDRERQLIEGEFTKLDNDQELQHWLHAELNKPLDPTDVARAASTPEMAAEMYIASVMLVDEENFMEKSYLDELARQLKLEPGLKVELEKQVRLATV from the coding sequence ATGAACACCCGTGGATTGCTCGATCAACTACTCAAGTCCGGCCAGGATCTGTTGCAGAACAAGGCGGGCGGGTCGCAGAACAAATCGGCCGGCGGTGCCTTGGGTGGTTTGCTTGGCGGCGCTTCAGGCTCTGGCGGTCTCGGCAGTCTGCTCTCAGGCGCAGGCGGCGGTGCGTTGGCGGCGGGCGCAATGGGCCTGCTGCTCGGTAACAAGAAAGTGCGCAAGGTCGGCGGCAAAGTCGCGATCTACGGCGGCCTCGCCGCACTGGGCGTGCTGGCTTACAAAGCCTACGGCAACTACAACGCGCAGAAAGGCACAGCACCACAACGCGAACCGCAGACCCTCGACCGCTTGCCACCGGAACAAGCAGAGCAACACAGCCAGGCCATTCTCAAAGCACTGGTCGCAGCCGCCAAGGCCGACGGCCATATCGATGACCGCGAGCGCCAACTGATCGAGGGCGAATTCACCAAGCTCGACAACGATCAGGAACTGCAGCACTGGCTGCACGCCGAACTCAACAAGCCCCTCGACCCCACTGACGTGGCCCGCGCTGCGAGTACGCCGGAGATGGCGGCTGAGATGTACATCGCCAGTGTGATGTTGGTGGATGAGGAGAACTTTATGGAGAAGAGTTATCTGGATGAACTGGCGCGGCAACTGAAGCTGGAGCCGGGGTTGAAGGTGGAGTTGGAGAAGCAGGTGCGGTTGGCGACTGTCTAG